One segment of bacterium DNA contains the following:
- a CDS encoding ABC-2 family transporter protein — MKYFKLYLSFFRNCLIREMMFRGNFVIRILTEIVWLGLYIVFVEVLFSHVEVLAGWTKFEMLLLFGTSHIISQAFEGLFFVNCIELPESIRTGNLDFALIKPINAQFLISTRFIDLGAITNIFIGFIVVGYSLLNLPYTFSLSNMLLYLLLIINGMMIYYAIMFILMTISFWTIRGEGMISVYYQSTNFARQPAEIYRGLLKLILTFVFPMLVIVNFPVKAILNALSGWLVLYGLIAGLILLYASHRFWSFAVKDYRSASS, encoded by the coding sequence ATGAAATATTTCAAATTATATTTAAGTTTCTTTCGGAATTGTTTAATTCGTGAGATGATGTTCCGCGGGAATTTCGTTATTCGGATACTAACGGAAATTGTCTGGTTAGGATTATATATTGTGTTTGTAGAAGTATTATTTTCGCATGTTGAAGTTCTTGCAGGATGGACAAAATTTGAAATGTTACTTCTTTTCGGAACAAGTCATATCATTAGTCAAGCGTTTGAAGGACTGTTCTTTGTCAATTGTATCGAATTGCCGGAAAGCATCCGAACTGGTAACCTCGATTTTGCTCTAATTAAACCAATTAACGCTCAATTCCTCATTTCAACTCGGTTTATTGATTTAGGTGCAATCACAAATATTTTCATCGGATTTATTGTCGTCGGATATTCTTTGCTTAACTTACCCTATACCTTCAGCCTATCTAACATGCTGCTCTATCTCTTATTAATTATCAACGGAATGATGATTTATTATGCAATAATGTTTATTCTAATGACCATTAGCTTCTGGACGATTCGCGGGGAAGGCATGATTTCGGTATACTATCAATCAACGAATTTCGCACGGCAACCAGCTGAAATATATCGTGGGCTCCTAAAACTTATTCTAACGTTTGTATTCCCCATGCTAGTTATCGTTAATTTTCCTGTTAAAGCAATTCTGAACGCATTATCCGGCTGGTTGGTTCTCTATGGTTTAATTGCGGGATTAATTCTTCTGTACGCCAGCCACCGATTCTGGAGTTTCGCGGTTAAAGACTATCGAAGCGCCAGTAGCTAA
- the mazG gene encoding nucleoside triphosphate pyrophosphohydrolase: MPKSDFDKLVELMDKLREPGGCPWDREQTAASLKPYIIEEAYEVVEAIDNPDQNILKEELGDLLFQTLFLARIAKEKKLFDIYDVLRYAYQKMVNRHPHVFGKKTLKTAEAVLQNWERIKRKEKGNSQQSIFEGLPKNLPALIKAHRVQDRVSRVGFDWEHIEPALAKVEEELAEFKASISHNQLDRAQEELGDLFFALVNVARFMKADPEQTLHRTVDKFIHRFAYIEKKVARSGKKFDEFTLEQLDKFWEEAKKTELKNGKRKSTSLRRKRN; encoded by the coding sequence ATGCCGAAATCTGATTTCGATAAACTCGTTGAATTGATGGATAAACTGCGTGAACCTGGCGGATGTCCTTGGGATCGCGAACAGACCGCAGCTTCTTTAAAACCATATATTATTGAAGAAGCGTATGAGGTGGTTGAAGCGATTGATAACCCTGACCAGAATATACTGAAAGAAGAACTAGGCGATTTATTATTTCAAACCTTATTCTTAGCGCGAATCGCAAAAGAAAAAAAGCTGTTCGATATTTACGATGTTCTTCGGTATGCCTATCAGAAGATGGTGAACCGGCATCCGCATGTTTTCGGTAAGAAAACTTTAAAAACAGCGGAAGCGGTTCTCCAGAACTGGGAACGAATTAAACGGAAAGAAAAAGGGAACTCGCAACAGTCTATTTTTGAAGGGCTACCTAAAAATCTGCCGGCGCTGATTAAAGCGCATCGGGTACAAGACCGGGTTTCTCGAGTCGGATTCGATTGGGAACATATCGAACCAGCATTAGCAAAAGTTGAAGAAGAACTAGCTGAGTTTAAAGCATCGATCTCTCATAACCAACTCGACCGAGCACAGGAAGAACTGGGCGACCTATTTTTCGCTCTAGTTAACGTTGCTCGGTTCATGAAAGCTGACCCGGAACAAACCTTGCATCGAACGGTGGATAAATTTATCCACCGGTTTGCATATATCGAAAAGAAAGTTGCCCGTTCAGGGAAAAAATTCGATGAATTTACTTTAGAACAACTCGATAAATTTTGGGAAGAAGCAAAAAAGACCGAGTTGAAGAACGGAAAAAGGAAGTCTACGTCGCTACGAAGAAAAAGAAACTAA
- a CDS encoding dipeptide epimerase, whose translation MKVHYQIREMHPVVPFRISRETKTVVRNLFLELDEGIGEASPCPYFGDTLDTRFGEMADVISQLGDEPFEIEEIMRRVSRITSSRVLRAAVDIALHDLIGKKLGKPLYLLFGLNRKRAPQSTFTIGIDKTETMVEQAVKAAKQFPLLKIKLGGPDDLNVMRKMREALPKHTFRVDANGGWHDAKEALKYIDALAELNIEFVEQPLPPTAAEDLKKVFQKSKLPIILDESVRESSDVPKVIGQCHGINIKLMKCGGIREALRTIHTARAHGLQVMLGCMLESSVAVTAAAHISPLVDYADLDGAILLADDPYIGMKLEHGWIRLPDAPGLGVHLRSNQNHMGVKSDVKVI comes from the coding sequence ATGAAAGTCCATTATCAGATACGCGAGATGCATCCAGTAGTCCCGTTTCGGATATCGCGAGAAACGAAAACGGTTGTTCGCAATTTATTTCTGGAATTAGATGAAGGGATTGGTGAAGCATCACCCTGCCCTTATTTCGGGGATACGCTCGATACTCGGTTCGGTGAAATGGCAGATGTTATCAGCCAGCTTGGCGATGAGCCGTTTGAGATTGAGGAAATCATGCGCCGGGTATCGCGAATAACAAGTAGCCGGGTTCTCCGTGCAGCAGTGGATATTGCGCTTCACGATTTAATCGGCAAAAAACTCGGAAAACCGTTATATCTTCTCTTCGGCTTGAATCGAAAACGGGCACCGCAAAGCACGTTCACTATCGGTATTGATAAAACTGAAACGATGGTTGAACAAGCGGTTAAAGCTGCAAAACAGTTCCCGCTATTAAAAATCAAACTTGGCGGACCGGATGATTTAAATGTGATGCGGAAAATGCGGGAAGCGTTACCGAAACATACATTCCGTGTGGATGCAAATGGCGGATGGCATGATGCGAAAGAAGCATTAAAGTATATTGACGCATTAGCGGAACTGAATATCGAATTTGTTGAACAGCCGTTACCACCGACCGCAGCCGAAGATTTGAAGAAAGTATTTCAGAAATCAAAATTGCCAATTATCCTTGACGAAAGTGTCCGCGAAAGTAGCGATGTCCCGAAAGTTATCGGACAATGTCATGGAATTAATATTAAACTGATGAAGTGCGGCGGGATTCGGGAAGCACTACGAACCATTCATACCGCCCGCGCACATGGATTGCAAGTTATGCTCGGATGTATGCTCGAAAGTTCAGTTGCAGTAACTGCAGCTGCGCATATTTCGCCGTTAGTCGATTATGCAGATTTAGATGGTGCGATACTGCTCGCTGATGACCCATATATCGGAATGAAACTTGAACATGGTTGGATTCGGTTGCCGGACGCACCAGGACTCGGTGTCCATCTGCGAAGTAACCAAAATCATATGGGGGTAAAATCAGATGTTAAAGTTATATAA
- a CDS encoding alkaline phosphatase translates to MLKLYKFPIGFTWFIGYLKYRKIFVSLLIGIIIVSVTYSSSFSVKTEPIAQAKNIILLIGDGMGIGQITLARVALVGADGKLNLDRFPYVGLVKTHAADDIVTDSAASGTALATGQKTDNGKVSVSSDGQPIKTVLELAEEQGKATGLVTTVQIVHATPAVFAAHQSSRASLSEIAVQMLDKNIEVLFGGGMNYFIPETELGGKRSDTVNLLQDAEKKGYSLISTKLQLSTATSGRILGLFAGEAFIGAEQEPSLANMVERAIFILSRFPKGFFLMAEGGQIDWKAHGNDQDGLIKEMQDFDTAVGKALEFAKSRKDTLVIVTADHDTGGLSVLSDKDKGLKSSWATKSHTGNMVAVFAYGPAAERFTGVLDNTDIGKNIREIIKERTN, encoded by the coding sequence ATGTTAAAGTTATATAAATTTCCTATCGGCTTTACCTGGTTTATTGGATATCTTAAATATCGGAAAATCTTCGTCTCATTATTAATCGGGATAATTATCGTTAGCGTAACCTATTCTTCTAGTTTTTCGGTAAAAACAGAACCTATTGCGCAAGCGAAAAACATCATTCTTCTAATTGGCGATGGTATGGGTATCGGCCAAATTACCCTAGCGCGAGTCGCGCTTGTCGGTGCTGACGGTAAGTTAAATTTGGATAGATTTCCCTACGTCGGTCTGGTAAAAACCCATGCGGCAGACGATATCGTTACCGATTCCGCAGCTTCTGGAACCGCATTAGCTACCGGGCAAAAAACCGATAATGGTAAAGTCAGCGTTAGCTCTGATGGACAACCAATAAAAACGGTGCTTGAACTCGCGGAAGAACAGGGGAAAGCGACCGGATTAGTTACTACGGTTCAAATCGTTCATGCTACCCCAGCAGTTTTTGCCGCACATCAATCTAGTCGAGCGAGTTTATCTGAAATTGCAGTTCAGATGCTAGATAAAAACATTGAAGTTCTGTTCGGTGGTGGCATGAATTATTTTATTCCTGAAACCGAATTAGGTGGTAAACGAAGTGATACCGTGAATTTGCTGCAAGATGCGGAAAAAAAAGGATATAGTCTTATCAGTACTAAGTTGCAGTTATCAACCGCAACTAGCGGTCGTATTCTAGGTTTATTTGCTGGAGAAGCATTTATTGGAGCTGAACAAGAGCCATCGTTGGCTAATATGGTTGAACGTGCGATTTTTATATTATCCCGTTTTCCAAAAGGTTTTTTCTTAATGGCTGAAGGCGGACAAATTGATTGGAAAGCGCACGGAAATGACCAAGATGGACTAATTAAGGAAATGCAGGATTTCGATACCGCAGTGGGAAAAGCGCTCGAATTTGCTAAGTCTCGGAAAGATACATTAGTCATCGTTACCGCTGACCATGACACCGGTGGATTATCGGTGTTATCGGATAAAGATAAAGGATTGAAAAGCAGTTGGGCAACTAAGAGTCATACAGGAAACATGGTTGCTGTGTTCGCTTACGGACCAGCGGCAGAACGGTTTACTGGCGTACTCGATAATACTGATATTGGAAAAAATATCCGTGAAATAATTAAAGAGAGAACAAATTGA
- the trxA gene encoding thioredoxin: MAGATVEITDTNFDSEVIQSSIPVLVDFWAEWCGPCRMIAPTLEKLATEYAGKIKIGKLNVDNNPNIPSKFGIHSIPTLIAFKNGKQVDMIVGAAPEKEIRKKLDALLV; the protein is encoded by the coding sequence ATGGCAGGAGCAACAGTAGAAATTACTGATACGAATTTCGATTCTGAAGTAATTCAATCATCCATTCCGGTACTCGTTGATTTCTGGGCAGAATGGTGTGGTCCGTGCAGAATGATTGCACCAACCTTAGAGAAATTAGCTACAGAATATGCTGGAAAAATCAAAATCGGCAAATTAAACGTTGATAATAATCCAAATATTCCTAGCAAATTCGGGATTCATTCTATTCCAACATTAATCGCATTTAAAAATGGTAAGCAGGTAGATATGATAGTTGGTGCTGCTCCAGAAAAAGAAATCAGAAAAAAACTTGATGCGTTGTTGGTATAA
- the amrS gene encoding AmmeMemoRadiSam system radical SAM enzyme has protein sequence MVEAREYISLDHNRVQCQLCPHHCMIAPNKSGICGIRKNIDGKLYALMYARASSVSLDPIEKKPLYHFYPGSQILSMGTYGCNFRCPWCQNWTISQEHDGPTHTVPPETAVTLGSRQGSIGISYTYNEPLIWFEYVYDTAKLAKEKGLVNVVVTNGYINAEPLQQLLPYIDAMNIDLKSFSAEFYKKYCGGTLDAVLQTIELAIKANVHVELTTLLIPTLNDNEQELIAMVDWIAKLNDTIPLHFSRYFPQYQCEVSPTPIATLKKARQIALQKLKYVFLGNVHDPESDSTFCPACHNLLIKREGYWTSIIGIKDKRCSRCSRQVDIVL, from the coding sequence ATGGTTGAAGCTCGCGAATATATCTCGCTTGATCATAACAGGGTTCAATGTCAGCTTTGTCCGCATCACTGCATGATAGCACCGAACAAAAGCGGAATTTGCGGAATCCGGAAAAATATTGATGGGAAACTTTATGCGCTGATGTATGCCCGAGCTTCTTCAGTCTCACTCGACCCGATTGAAAAGAAACCGTTATACCATTTCTATCCTGGTTCCCAGATTTTGTCTATGGGAACCTATGGCTGTAACTTCCGTTGTCCATGGTGCCAAAACTGGACTATTTCCCAAGAACACGATGGACCAACCCATACAGTTCCACCCGAAACTGCCGTAACACTGGGTAGCCGGCAAGGGTCAATCGGTATCTCATATACCTATAACGAACCATTAATTTGGTTTGAATATGTCTATGACACGGCAAAGTTAGCCAAAGAAAAGGGGCTGGTTAATGTTGTGGTTACCAACGGATATATTAATGCAGAACCACTGCAACAGCTTTTACCTTACATCGATGCGATGAACATAGATTTAAAATCATTTTCAGCAGAGTTCTATAAAAAATACTGCGGTGGAACATTAGACGCTGTTCTTCAGACAATAGAACTAGCAATCAAAGCCAACGTACACGTGGAATTAACCACCTTACTTATCCCAACGTTGAATGATAATGAGCAAGAGCTAATTGCTATGGTTGATTGGATAGCGAAATTAAACGATACTATCCCGCTCCATTTTTCACGGTATTTTCCGCAATATCAATGTGAGGTATCACCCACACCTATAGCTACCCTGAAAAAAGCGCGACAAATCGCACTCCAGAAATTGAAATATGTTTTTCTAGGGAATGTTCATGACCCAGAATCGGATAGTACGTTCTGCCCAGCTTGCCATAATCTCTTAATTAAACGAGAAGGATATTGGACGAGTATCATAGGGATTAAGGACAAAAGATGTAGCAGATGCAGTCGGCAGGTAGATATTGTTTTATAA
- a CDS encoding lysophospholipid acyltransferase family protein, which yields MLYFWYSIAIFITLRLPLKLCYQIATLLAYLCYLFNFRLRRIIRQHQQFLLQATKQNLNINTLTRNTIVNFFKYLVDFFRVPKLTQEYIRLHIPIYGKEYLDNAIAEGKRIIFLSGHFGNWELGAIVVAKLGYRMTVIALDHPDKRVNKLFLYRRKLAGIKVFSPNLTGVRECYRALEAKRLVGLIGDLEFGPGGIELEWFGEKVRVPKGPAMLARRTDAVVIPAVMIRQPNDKLEIHLDPPIESQKTDNPEADIVANTKAYLTALGKYIERYPDQWYRFR from the coding sequence ATGCTTTATTTTTGGTATAGTATAGCTATCTTTATCACCTTGCGACTTCCATTGAAACTCTGTTATCAAATAGCAACGCTTCTCGCATATCTCTGCTATTTATTTAATTTCAGATTACGCCGCATTATCCGGCAACATCAGCAGTTCCTGCTACAAGCAACAAAACAGAACCTAAATATTAATACCTTAACGAGGAATACCATAGTTAATTTTTTTAAATATCTTGTTGATTTCTTCCGAGTACCGAAATTAACGCAAGAATATATTCGTTTACATATTCCGATTTATGGCAAAGAATATTTGGATAATGCCATTGCTGAAGGGAAACGTATCATTTTCCTAAGCGGTCATTTTGGGAATTGGGAATTAGGCGCGATTGTCGTTGCAAAACTCGGGTATCGAATGACGGTAATTGCGCTAGACCATCCAGACAAACGCGTGAATAAATTATTTTTATACCGGCGAAAATTAGCCGGTATAAAGGTGTTTTCTCCAAATCTCACTGGTGTCCGTGAATGTTATAGAGCGTTGGAAGCAAAACGGTTAGTAGGATTAATCGGCGATTTAGAGTTCGGTCCCGGCGGAATAGAACTTGAATGGTTCGGAGAAAAAGTTCGTGTTCCTAAAGGACCAGCTATGCTTGCACGCAGAACCGATGCGGTAGTTATTCCTGCAGTTATGATCCGGCAACCGAATGATAAACTAGAAATCCACCTTGACCCACCAATAGAATCGCAGAAAACTGATAATCCGGAGGCAGATATTGTCGCGAATACGAAAGCATATTTAACCGCATTAGGAAAATATATCGAACGATATCCAGACCAGTGGTACCGGTTCCGATGA
- a CDS encoding VCBS repeat-containing protein codes for MLSFFRFFVKLFFIIALGQLAGAQDFDLPGLVTELETRIQQELGTAVGSVYEVRKDTIYLFFLDPSKITLRSRFYIYSAADTASPLTPTAELEITRLSRQFPAGRISRMFKPYPIRKGDRVVSGPEKVAVISLGEEGRIQLISEMLAGQLTASGRYTATASVELSGLWQKRINQLYSTATDTATLASLTLDTVVAQQIFRETDYATILVGHWEHEAASSRIVYQIYRYGGIIHPPVMLTLDKNIPLYQLLFPAVQRLVPPKPEPLVTDDTTAQRIEPLPVVVENTSSEPSLLQLFDRIPFNEQIFGLTAGDIDKDNQAEVVLFTADKMRLFKWNNETLQEKYTLPFGVNLPTARVRDWIRQATIIELWQAVSIHHSGMTKSEVYEWNSNRLKLLTRLDHLALRTLRSPDGKTVVVTADLSPLSNMYSGETIYVMNIDVDGTVNTQTYSVPVNFYTIAGVYSPDSESPLWFLINEDYQLQAYTDTFNLIWTSATTHGNSLSVFRSRDTVANVQIVCSSSSVYGENDTVYMYTWNNGIPQLKLTYPISGSITHLATGDINGDGTTELIIAVDNFESGTIKSTIFIFQLNNS; via the coding sequence ATGCTTTCGTTCTTTCGTTTTTTCGTGAAACTGTTTTTCATTATTGCTCTCGGTCAACTTGCTGGCGCGCAGGACTTTGACCTTCCGGGATTGGTGACTGAACTGGAAACGCGAATTCAGCAAGAACTAGGCACAGCTGTCGGTAGCGTTTATGAGGTTCGTAAAGATACGATTTATCTCTTTTTTCTCGACCCATCGAAAATAACTCTTCGTTCGCGATTCTATATCTATTCCGCTGCGGATACCGCAAGTCCGCTGACCCCAACCGCAGAATTGGAAATAACCCGACTATCTCGGCAGTTCCCAGCAGGGAGAATTAGTCGTATGTTCAAACCGTATCCAATTCGGAAAGGTGACCGAGTCGTCAGCGGACCGGAAAAAGTTGCGGTGATTAGTCTTGGCGAGGAGGGTAGAATCCAGTTGATTAGCGAAATGCTAGCAGGGCAGTTGACCGCTTCCGGTAGATATACTGCTACGGCATCAGTTGAATTAAGCGGGTTATGGCAGAAACGAATTAATCAACTTTATTCAACTGCAACGGATACCGCTACGTTAGCGTCGCTTACTCTTGATACCGTCGTTGCGCAGCAGATATTCCGTGAAACCGACTATGCAACGATTTTAGTCGGGCATTGGGAACATGAAGCAGCAAGCAGCCGAATCGTTTATCAGATATATCGGTATGGCGGAATTATTCATCCACCGGTTATGTTAACACTTGATAAAAATATTCCGTTATATCAATTATTATTTCCTGCAGTTCAGCGATTAGTCCCGCCGAAACCAGAACCGTTGGTCACAGATGATACTACCGCTCAGAGAATAGAACCGCTGCCGGTAGTTGTAGAAAATACTTCGTCAGAACCGAGTTTATTGCAATTGTTCGACCGGATTCCGTTCAATGAACAGATTTTCGGACTTACTGCCGGGGATATTGATAAAGATAATCAGGCAGAGGTAGTGTTATTTACCGCAGATAAAATGAGGTTGTTTAAATGGAATAACGAAACTCTGCAGGAGAAATATACCCTACCGTTTGGAGTGAATCTACCTACTGCGCGAGTGCGAGATTGGATTCGGCAGGCAACAATTATTGAGTTATGGCAGGCAGTAAGTATTCATCATTCCGGAATGACTAAAAGTGAAGTCTATGAATGGAATAGTAATCGGCTTAAGCTGTTAACTCGCCTTGACCATTTAGCGCTTCGAACCTTACGTTCTCCGGATGGGAAAACGGTTGTAGTTACAGCGGATTTATCTCCGTTATCGAATATGTATAGCGGTGAAACAATATATGTAATGAATATTGATGTTGACGGTACGGTTAATACTCAAACTTATTCAGTTCCAGTAAACTTTTATACCATTGCTGGCGTTTATTCTCCTGATAGTGAATCGCCGCTATGGTTTTTAATTAATGAAGACTATCAACTCCAAGCATATACCGATACGTTTAACCTGATTTGGACAAGTGCTACAACGCACGGCAACAGTTTATCCGTTTTTCGCAGCCGAGATACCGTCGCGAACGTTCAAATTGTTTGTTCATCTTCATCAGTTTATGGAGAAAATGACACTGTATATATGTATACCTGGAATAATGGAATTCCACAACTAAAATTAACGTATCCGATTTCTGGGAGTATTACCCACTTGGCAACAGGCGATATTAACGGTGATGGAACCACTGAACTAATTATCGCTGTCGATAATTTTGAATCTGGCACAATCAAGTCAACGATATTCATTTTCCAACTTAACAATTCCTAA
- the hisG gene encoding ATP phosphoribosyltransferase, whose protein sequence is MKRLEKKDNVLRLGLPKGSLEESTFTMFRNAGYKITKTARSYFPNIDDPEMEAILIRAQEMARYVEEGVLDVGLTGKDWIVESNAKVKEVCELVYAKGGLRPVRWVLAVPVDSPIKSVKDLEGKRIATEVVNITKKYLAKSGVKAEVEFSWGATEVKPPRLVDAIVELTETGSSLAANNLRIVETVLESTTRLIANFDSWQNQWKRNKIENLAMLLQGALVAEEMVGLKMNVNKKNLENVLAILPALKKPTIAPLTDPDWVDVETIIEERIARSLIPQLKRAGAQGIIEYPLNKVIY, encoded by the coding sequence ATGAAACGATTAGAGAAAAAAGATAATGTATTACGGCTGGGGTTGCCGAAAGGGAGTTTAGAAGAATCAACGTTCACGATGTTTCGGAACGCAGGGTATAAAATAACGAAAACTGCGCGATCCTATTTCCCGAATATAGACGACCCGGAAATGGAAGCTATCCTGATACGTGCGCAGGAAATGGCGCGATATGTTGAAGAAGGGGTACTTGATGTCGGATTAACCGGGAAAGATTGGATAGTAGAATCGAATGCGAAGGTTAAAGAAGTCTGTGAATTGGTCTACGCGAAAGGTGGATTGCGTCCAGTTCGATGGGTTTTAGCGGTTCCGGTCGATTCACCGATAAAATCGGTTAAAGATTTGGAAGGAAAACGTATTGCAACCGAAGTGGTGAATATAACCAAGAAATATCTGGCGAAATCAGGAGTTAAAGCGGAAGTCGAGTTCTCTTGGGGTGCAACTGAAGTTAAACCGCCACGGTTAGTTGATGCGATTGTTGAACTAACTGAAACCGGGTCATCGTTAGCGGCGAATAATCTCCGGATCGTTGAAACTGTCCTAGAATCAACGACACGATTAATCGCTAACTTCGATTCCTGGCAGAACCAATGGAAACGGAATAAAATCGAGAATCTGGCGATGCTCTTGCAAGGAGCGTTGGTTGCAGAAGAAATGGTTGGACTAAAAATGAATGTTAACAAGAAGAATCTAGAGAACGTTCTTGCTATTCTCCCAGCACTGAAGAAGCCGACTATTGCACCGTTAACCGACCCTGATTGGGTTGATGTCGAAACGATTATCGAAGAACGGATTGCGCGGAGTCTTATCCCGCAACTTAAACGCGCCGGTGCCCAGGGGATAATTGAATATCCACTGAATAAAGTGATTTATTAA
- the yqeC gene encoding selenium cofactor biosynthesis protein YqeC → MKLNLLSTLGLTKPAVVSIIGTGGKTTLMYRLAKELVTRKHTVITTTTTKIYPPEPEQSPCLIEVSKITADKIRFINGLINKERHITLTAGRNQEDKLVGFKPSVIDKLVNQLQPDYLLIEADGARGKSLKAYRLENPQSVIQNSKPKSAILNLKSHIEPVIPRSTTLCILVIGWDVLGKPLNERYVHRAKLLANLIHAQLNSNISIAHIIDALCLPGGYISRVPTKCTLTVFINKVEVERNSKNLVDFCAELNNQSPRRINQIVIGSLLDEHHKFIVVQSKTNR, encoded by the coding sequence ATGAAACTAAACCTATTAAGTACTCTCGGATTAACAAAACCCGCTGTGGTAAGCATTATCGGAACCGGGGGTAAAACTACTCTGATGTATCGCTTAGCAAAAGAATTGGTTACACGCAAACATACGGTGATAACAACGACTACCACTAAAATATATCCCCCAGAACCAGAACAATCGCCTTGTTTAATCGAGGTATCGAAAATCACCGCTGATAAAATCCGGTTTATAAACGGGCTGATTAATAAAGAACGGCATATAACCCTTACTGCTGGCAGAAATCAGGAAGATAAACTTGTCGGATTCAAACCTTCGGTAATAGATAAACTCGTTAATCAGTTACAGCCGGATTATCTGCTGATTGAAGCAGATGGTGCCAGAGGAAAATCGCTTAAAGCGTATCGCTTGGAAAATCCGCAATCCGTAATCCAAAACTCGAAACCAAAATCTGCAATTTTAAATCTGAAATCTCACATTGAACCCGTTATTCCTCGATCGACTACATTGTGTATTCTGGTAATTGGGTGGGATGTTTTGGGAAAGCCGTTGAATGAACGGTATGTCCATCGAGCGAAACTCCTCGCTAACCTAATTCATGCTCAATTGAATTCGAACATCTCAATTGCGCACATCATTGATGCATTATGTCTACCCGGCGGGTATATCTCTCGAGTTCCAACAAAATGCACATTAACCGTTTTTATCAATAAAGTGGAGGTAGAAAGGAATTCCAAGAACCTAGTTGATTTCTGCGCTGAACTCAATAATCAATCGCCTAGAAGAATTAATCAGATTGTTATAGGTTCATTATTAGATGAACATCATAAATTTATCGTCGTTCAATCAAAAACTAACCGCTAA
- a CDS encoding class I SAM-dependent rRNA methyltransferase yields the protein MLQLVLKKNEEKRIRAGHPWIFSNELTKIEKCVPGELVDVYDYRHQFIGRGYYNPHSLIAVRLLTRVQTEEINAVFFKKKLLAAIEYRQQIYPHENSYRVVYSEADGIPGLIIDKYEHCLVMQILTAGMEVWQQTIIDLLIELYQPNCIYLRNDSPFRTLEGLSLESKLIYGTVPDPLIIQQDGLKFKVDIAHGQKTGFFFDHRDNRKSITSFIAGKTVLDAFCGTGVWSIYAAKFGARSVLGIDSSESALAIAQENAALNEVTKLCQFQIGETFETLKRLENEKRQFDCVILDPPAFAKSRTHIPTAIKGYRELNQRAIRLLPTGGYLVTASCSHHISRERFFEMLKSAAEKEKVFLRLIRFGQQALDHPILLTIPETEYLKCVTVQIIR from the coding sequence ATGCTCCAATTAGTGCTCAAAAAAAACGAAGAGAAGCGCATTCGAGCGGGTCATCCATGGATATTTAGTAATGAACTTACTAAAATCGAAAAATGCGTTCCCGGTGAACTGGTTGATGTTTATGATTACCGGCATCAGTTTATCGGACGGGGATACTATAATCCCCATTCGTTGATAGCTGTCCGACTATTAACCCGAGTCCAAACAGAAGAAATTAACGCCGTTTTCTTCAAGAAGAAACTACTTGCTGCAATTGAATATCGGCAACAGATTTATCCGCATGAAAACTCATATCGAGTTGTTTATAGCGAAGCGGATGGGATTCCTGGCTTGATTATTGATAAGTATGAACATTGTCTCGTTATGCAAATCCTAACCGCTGGGATGGAAGTATGGCAGCAAACGATTATTGATCTTCTCATTGAACTATATCAACCTAATTGCATCTATCTCCGAAACGATTCGCCATTTCGGACGCTAGAAGGACTGTCTCTTGAAAGTAAACTGATTTATGGAACGGTACCTGACCCGCTGATAATACAACAAGATGGATTGAAGTTTAAGGTCGATATTGCGCATGGGCAGAAAACTGGGTTCTTTTTTGACCATCGAGATAATCGAAAATCAATAACTTCCTTTATTGCAGGAAAAACTGTTCTCGATGCATTTTGTGGAACCGGTGTATGGTCTATTTATGCGGCGAAATTCGGCGCGCGATCTGTGCTTGGAATTGATAGTTCCGAATCTGCACTTGCAATAGCGCAAGAAAATGCAGCATTAAATGAAGTAACGAAACTCTGTCAATTTCAGATTGGAGAAACATTTGAAACTCTAAAGAGGTTAGAAAATGAAAAGCGACAGTTTGATTGTGTTATACTTGATCCGCCGGCTTTTGCGAAAAGTCGAACCCATATCCCAACTGCAATTAAAGGATATCGCGAACTTAACCAGCGCGCGATACGATTACTTCCTACCGGCGGATATCTCGTAACCGCATCCTGTTCGCATCATATCAGCCGTGAACGATTCTTCGAAATGCTTAAATCGGCTGCGGAGAAAGAAAAAGTGTTTCTTCGTTTAATCCGGTTCGGACAACAGGCGCTTGACCATCCGATTCTGCTTACCATTCCGGAAACCGAATATCTCAAATGTGTTACCGTTCAAATCATTCGGTGA